The proteins below are encoded in one region of Thermosulfurimonas marina:
- a CDS encoding dihydroorotase: MRLLIRKARILDPSQGLDLEGDLLIEEGRIVALDREIPPPSDCEIFEAQRLWALPGLIDLHVHLREPGEEWKEDLETGTTAAAAGGFTAVACMPNTRPPNDSPEVTRYLLSRAREVGRTRVWPVACISKGQEGRELAPFGELKEAGAVALSDDGRPVADSGLMRLALEYAASFDLPVISHAEDPGLSAGGQVNEGPVAARLGLKGIPAEAEAVAIFREVRLAALTGVPVHIAHVSTALSVEILRRAKEEGLPVTAETAPHYFTLTEEAVLEYNTQAKVNPPLRTEVDREAVRQALAEGVIDAVATDHAPHSPLEKEVEFPAAAFGLLGLETAVPLTLNLVREGLLSPLRFAELLSTAPARILKVPGGTLKPGSPADVTLIDPDLPWVVTEEELHSKSKNSPFLGWEMRGRAVLTLVEGEVRWRLR, from the coding sequence ATGAGGCTTCTCATTCGTAAGGCTCGGATCCTAGATCCCTCGCAGGGACTCGATCTGGAAGGGGACCTCTTGATCGAGGAAGGGCGGATTGTGGCCCTGGATCGAGAGATCCCTCCTCCTTCCGATTGCGAAATCTTTGAGGCTCAAAGACTTTGGGCTCTCCCGGGTCTTATCGATCTCCATGTCCATCTGCGGGAGCCCGGAGAGGAGTGGAAGGAGGACCTGGAAACCGGAACCACGGCAGCCGCCGCCGGTGGCTTTACCGCCGTAGCCTGCATGCCCAATACCCGCCCTCCGAATGACTCTCCGGAGGTGACCCGTTACCTCCTTTCCCGGGCCCGGGAGGTGGGCCGGACCCGGGTCTGGCCTGTGGCCTGTATTTCTAAAGGCCAGGAGGGGCGAGAGCTGGCCCCCTTCGGAGAGCTCAAAGAGGCCGGGGCGGTGGCCCTTTCAGATGACGGCCGCCCGGTGGCGGATTCTGGACTTATGCGCCTGGCCCTGGAGTATGCGGCAAGCTTTGATCTGCCGGTGATCTCGCATGCGGAAGACCCCGGACTTTCGGCCGGGGGACAGGTAAACGAGGGGCCGGTGGCCGCCCGCCTGGGGCTGAAAGGCATTCCGGCCGAGGCCGAGGCGGTGGCTATTTTCCGGGAGGTACGTCTGGCGGCGCTCACCGGAGTTCCGGTACATATCGCCCACGTCTCTACCGCCCTTTCCGTGGAGATCCTCCGCCGGGCTAAAGAAGAGGGCCTTCCGGTGACCGCGGAAACCGCCCCTCATTACTTCACCCTTACCGAAGAAGCGGTCCTGGAATACAATACCCAGGCCAAGGTAAACCCCCCTCTGCGGACCGAGGTCGACCGGGAGGCCGTGCGTCAGGCCCTGGCCGAAGGGGTCATCGACGCCGTGGCCACGGATCATGCTCCGCACAGCCCCCTGGAAAAAGAGGTGGAGTTTCCGGCCGCAGCCTTCGGACTCCTCGGGCTGGAGACCGCGGTCCCCCTCACCCTGAATCTGGTACGGGAGGGACTCCTCAGCCCTTTACGCTTTGCCGAACTCCTTTCCACCGCCCCGGCAAGAATCCTCAAAGTCCCCGGGGGAACCCTTAAGCCCGGCTCTCCGGCCGATGTCACCCTCATTGATCCCGATCTCCCCTGGGTGGTAACCGAAGAGGAGTTGCATTCCAAAAGCAAGAACTCCCCCTTTCTGGGTTGGGAGATGCGCGGAAGGGCGGTCCTTACCCTGGTCGAAGGAGAGGTGCGGTGGCGTCTTCGGTAA
- a CDS encoding aspartate carbamoyltransferase catalytic subunit yields MGVDFPHRHLLEIGPLSPEDLWTVLKTARNLKEVLRRPIPKVPTLRGKVVAHLFFEPSTRTRLSFERAAKVLSAEVLNFSARGSSLEKGENLLDTIKNVAAMGPDLLVIRHPASGAPHFVARKIGIPVINAGDGFHEHPTQALLDLLTVWERKGDFQGLKVAIIGDIRHSRVAHSDILAFRKLGAEVWVSGPGTMLPPEREALGARVVRRVEEAVEGADVVMALRVQKERHGRSLFPSWHEYSRFFGLNRRVLSRAAEGALLMHPGPINWGVELAPELEDFPGQVILEQVENGVAVRMALLLLLLKAAEA; encoded by the coding sequence ATGGGTGTAGATTTCCCGCACCGCCACCTCCTAGAGATCGGTCCTCTTTCCCCGGAGGACCTCTGGACCGTTCTTAAGACCGCCCGCAACCTCAAGGAAGTGCTCCGGAGACCCATTCCCAAGGTCCCCACTCTCCGGGGAAAGGTGGTGGCCCACCTCTTTTTCGAACCCAGCACCCGGACCCGCCTTTCTTTTGAGCGGGCGGCCAAGGTGCTTTCGGCCGAGGTCCTGAACTTTTCGGCCCGGGGGAGCAGTCTGGAAAAAGGAGAAAATCTTCTGGATACCATAAAAAACGTGGCGGCCATGGGGCCGGACCTTCTGGTCATCAGGCATCCGGCCTCCGGGGCTCCCCATTTTGTAGCTCGCAAGATCGGAATCCCGGTGATCAATGCCGGCGACGGCTTTCACGAACATCCCACCCAGGCCCTTCTGGATCTCCTTACGGTTTGGGAAAGAAAGGGAGATTTCCAGGGGCTCAAGGTGGCCATCATCGGAGATATTCGGCACAGTCGGGTGGCTCATTCGGACATCCTGGCCTTTCGCAAGCTGGGGGCCGAGGTCTGGGTCTCCGGCCCGGGGACCATGCTCCCTCCGGAAAGGGAGGCTCTGGGGGCCCGGGTGGTCCGGCGGGTGGAAGAGGCCGTGGAGGGGGCAGACGTGGTCATGGCCCTGCGGGTACAGAAGGAGCGCCACGGCCGGTCCCTTTTCCCCAGCTGGCACGAATACTCCCGCTTTTTCGGACTTAACCGCCGCGTTCTTTCCCGGGCGGCAGAGGGGGCTCTCCTTATGCATCCCGGGCCCATCAACTGGGGAGTGGAACTGGCTCCAGAGCTGGAGGACTTTCCCGGACAGGTCATCCTGGAACAGGTGGAAAACGGAGTGGCCGTGCGCATGGCCCTCCTGCTCCTGCTTCTTAAGGCTGCGGAAGCATGA
- the dnaE gene encoding DNA polymerase III subunit alpha, whose translation MAEFVHLHLHTEWSLLDGALRVSDVVRKAIEYKMPAVAITDHGNLFGVIHFYEKMREAGLKPLIGCEFYVAPGSRFEKKAKSAHEAGYHLVLLAENEIGYRNLCRLATKAHFEGFYWKPRIDKELLKEHHEGLLALTACLHGEVPAAILSGNLDRARELIETYSAIFPGRFYLEIQENGLADQRRVNEVLLEMGESLGLPVVATNDCHFLSPEDAFVHEVLLCIQTGKTLNDPNRFRFETDQVYFASPEEMAARFRDYPPEVLTRTLEIAERIHLELPLGEHHFPVYPLPQGKTYEEVFEEAARRGLEERLAELKAGPGLAAPEAEYRERLDYEIEVITKKGFASYFLIVADFIAWARRHGIPVGPGRGSAAGSLVAYAMRITNLDPLRYGLLFERFLNAERASLPDIDVDFCMQRRDEVIEYVREKYGGQEYVAQIATFGQLKARAVVRDVGRALGFKPKEIDPIAKLIPEGPNVKLEEALSAEPRLRELAEKDERVARLFAIARALEGLPRHSSTHAAGVVIADRPLTDYLPLMKGEHGEIITQFDMKAVEKIGLIKFDFLGLKTLTILDQAVKLVREHYGKEIDLDHLPLDDEKTFELLRRADTDGVFQLESSGMKDLLRRLQPTDFNDLIAVLALYRPGPLESGMVEQYIEVKHGRRKPDYLHPKLEPILRETYGVILYQEQVMKIAQELAGYTLGEADILRKAMGKKIPEVMAQQRARFVSGAVERGIPRELAEHIFDLMEKFAGYGFNKSHSAAYALVAYQTAYLKAHYPLCYMAALLSYEMGKAEEVMKYVAVCRKMGIEVRPPDVNASGVAFTIEGEALRYGLAAIKNVGAGAVEEIVAEREEKGPFRSLADFCVRVDPGKVNRRVLEALIKAGAFDRLEPNRAKLLENLEAVMDWAQKEREARARGQISIFDLNKERSSGEGPVLQEVPDWSPEERLFREREALGFYLTGHPLSAFRDWLSVITPYSISNLREAPEGRKILVGAALGTIKTKTTRRGEKMAFVQLEDGESVVEALVFPEVYARALSFLEEGRLVLARGTVEKATEEVRLLVEDLRPLSQAAEALSGRLVLTLDAEGLDRRPLETLRELLSQAHGPCEVQLELRFPEGVVRVDLNGTLRVKVSPELVRETRRFLGEKLVALRLEA comes from the coding sequence ATGGCGGAGTTCGTCCATCTCCATCTCCATACCGAATGGAGTCTCCTTGACGGGGCCCTCCGGGTCTCGGATGTGGTCCGCAAGGCCATAGAATACAAGATGCCCGCGGTGGCCATCACCGATCACGGGAATCTTTTCGGAGTGATCCATTTCTATGAAAAGATGCGGGAGGCCGGGCTTAAGCCCCTTATCGGCTGCGAATTTTATGTCGCTCCGGGGTCTCGCTTTGAAAAGAAGGCCAAAAGTGCCCATGAGGCCGGCTATCACCTGGTCCTTCTTGCGGAAAACGAGATCGGCTACCGCAACCTCTGTAGGCTGGCCACCAAGGCCCATTTTGAGGGTTTTTACTGGAAGCCCCGGATCGACAAGGAATTGCTAAAAGAGCACCACGAAGGTCTCCTGGCCCTCACGGCCTGTCTCCACGGAGAAGTGCCGGCGGCCATCCTTTCCGGAAACCTGGATCGGGCCCGGGAGCTCATCGAGACTTATAGCGCTATCTTTCCCGGACGGTTTTACCTAGAGATCCAGGAAAACGGGCTGGCCGACCAGCGCCGGGTCAATGAGGTCCTCTTGGAGATGGGCGAAAGCCTGGGACTTCCGGTGGTGGCCACCAACGACTGCCATTTCCTTTCTCCGGAGGACGCCTTCGTGCACGAGGTCCTCCTCTGCATCCAGACCGGAAAGACCCTGAACGATCCCAACCGCTTTCGTTTTGAGACCGACCAGGTCTACTTTGCCTCCCCGGAGGAGATGGCCGCCCGTTTTCGGGACTATCCTCCGGAGGTCCTCACGCGCACCCTGGAAATTGCCGAAAGGATCCATCTGGAACTTCCGCTCGGGGAACACCATTTTCCGGTCTATCCCCTTCCGCAGGGCAAGACTTACGAGGAGGTCTTTGAAGAGGCCGCCCGGCGAGGTCTTGAGGAGCGACTGGCCGAACTCAAGGCCGGCCCGGGGCTTGCGGCCCCGGAGGCCGAATATCGCGAGCGCCTGGATTACGAGATCGAGGTCATCACGAAGAAGGGCTTTGCCAGCTACTTTTTGATCGTGGCCGATTTTATCGCCTGGGCCCGCCGGCACGGGATCCCGGTAGGGCCGGGCCGAGGCTCGGCGGCGGGAAGTCTGGTGGCCTACGCCATGCGCATTACCAACCTGGACCCCCTGCGCTACGGACTCCTTTTCGAGCGGTTTTTAAATGCCGAGCGGGCCAGTCTTCCGGACATCGACGTGGATTTCTGCATGCAGCGGCGGGATGAGGTCATTGAGTATGTCCGGGAAAAATATGGCGGGCAGGAATACGTGGCCCAGATTGCCACCTTCGGGCAGCTCAAGGCCCGGGCCGTAGTGCGGGATGTGGGCCGGGCCCTGGGCTTTAAGCCCAAGGAGATCGACCCCATCGCCAAGCTCATCCCCGAAGGCCCCAACGTAAAGCTGGAAGAGGCCTTGAGTGCGGAACCGCGGCTCAGGGAGCTGGCCGAAAAGGACGAACGGGTGGCCCGGCTTTTTGCCATCGCCCGGGCGCTGGAGGGTCTGCCCCGCCATTCCTCCACCCATGCCGCAGGGGTGGTCATCGCCGACCGTCCTCTCACCGATTACCTCCCTCTGATGAAAGGCGAGCACGGGGAGATCATCACCCAATTCGACATGAAGGCCGTAGAGAAGATCGGCCTCATCAAGTTCGACTTTCTGGGGCTCAAGACCCTCACCATTCTGGATCAGGCGGTGAAACTGGTCCGCGAACACTATGGAAAGGAGATAGATCTCGACCATCTTCCCCTGGATGACGAGAAAACCTTTGAGCTCCTGCGAAGGGCGGACACCGACGGGGTCTTCCAGCTGGAATCTTCGGGGATGAAGGATCTTCTGCGCCGCCTGCAGCCCACGGACTTCAACGACCTTATTGCCGTGCTGGCCCTTTACCGACCGGGCCCCCTGGAGTCCGGAATGGTGGAGCAGTACATCGAGGTCAAGCACGGTCGCCGCAAGCCCGACTATCTTCATCCCAAGCTTGAGCCCATCCTGCGCGAGACTTACGGGGTGATCCTCTATCAAGAGCAGGTGATGAAGATCGCCCAGGAGCTTGCGGGCTACACCCTGGGCGAGGCGGATATCCTGCGCAAGGCCATGGGGAAGAAGATCCCGGAGGTCATGGCCCAACAGCGGGCCCGTTTTGTATCCGGGGCCGTGGAGCGAGGTATTCCGAGAGAGCTTGCCGAACATATCTTTGACCTTATGGAGAAGTTTGCCGGCTACGGCTTCAACAAGAGTCATTCCGCGGCTTACGCCTTGGTGGCTTATCAGACGGCCTATCTCAAGGCCCACTACCCCCTCTGTTATATGGCCGCCCTTCTTTCCTACGAAATGGGCAAGGCCGAGGAGGTCATGAAGTATGTGGCGGTGTGCCGGAAGATGGGGATCGAGGTGCGCCCTCCGGATGTGAACGCCAGCGGAGTGGCCTTTACCATCGAAGGAGAAGCCCTGCGTTACGGCCTTGCAGCCATAAAGAATGTGGGGGCCGGGGCGGTGGAAGAGATCGTGGCCGAACGCGAGGAGAAGGGCCCCTTCCGGTCCCTGGCGGATTTCTGTGTGCGGGTGGATCCCGGAAAGGTCAATCGCCGGGTGCTCGAGGCCCTGATCAAGGCCGGGGCCTTTGACCGTCTGGAGCCCAACCGGGCCAAGCTCTTAGAGAATCTGGAAGCGGTAATGGATTGGGCCCAGAAGGAACGCGAGGCCCGGGCCCGGGGCCAGATTTCCATCTTCGATTTAAATAAAGAGAGGTCTTCGGGAGAAGGGCCGGTGCTCCAGGAGGTCCCGGACTGGTCCCCGGAGGAGCGCCTCTTTCGGGAGCGCGAGGCCTTGGGTTTTTACCTTACCGGGCATCCCCTTTCGGCCTTCAGGGACTGGCTTTCGGTGATCACCCCTTACAGCATTTCCAATCTCCGGGAGGCCCCGGAGGGACGAAAGATCCTGGTGGGGGCCGCCTTGGGGACTATCAAGACCAAGACCACCCGCCGCGGAGAGAAGATGGCCTTCGTACAGCTTGAAGATGGAGAATCCGTGGTGGAGGCCCTGGTCTTTCCGGAGGTTTACGCCCGGGCCCTTTCCTTCCTGGAGGAGGGCCGGTTGGTCCTGGCCCGGGGCACGGTAGAAAAGGCCACGGAGGAGGTGCGCCTCCTGGTGGAGGATCTGCGGCCCCTTTCGCAGGCCGCCGAGGCCCTTTCCGGAAGATTGGTCTTGACTCTGGACGCCGAAGGCCTGGACCGCCGGCCTCTGGAGACCCTACGCGAACTCTTGTCCCAGGCCCACGGCCCCTGCGAGGTCCAGCTGGAACTCCGTTTCCCCGAAGGAGTGGTGCGGGTGGATCTCAACGGGACCTTACGGGTCAAAGTCTCTCCGGAGCTGGTGCGGGAGACCCGGAGATTTCTGGGGGAGAAACTGGTAGCCCTGAGGCTTGAGGCCTAG
- the glyS gene encoding glycine--tRNA ligase subunit beta produces MARDLLFEIGCEELPARFLEPALKSLSEEARGLFSEAALEFAEIRTLGTPRRLTLYVKDLSEKQPDRREEILGPPKRVAFDEKGQPTAAALGFARKQGVGLSEVRVKKTPKGEYLAVEKLLAGRRTTEILPEILRTLLARIHFPKRMRWGNHDFTFARPIRWLLALFGDEVVPLEVAGVKSSRVTYGHRFLAPKALEVRDFNHYLSALREAFVLVDPGERLEATRREVLRAAEEAGGRPEEDPELLSENAHLVEFPFALSGTFPEEYLELPEPLLITAMREHQRYFAVRDGKGRLLPAFVAVNNNRPRNPEILRAGHERVLRARLEDARFYYQRDLEIPLSERVRELSGVVYHAALGTLLEKTERLKALCGYLAERLFPEVKAFAVQAAELAKADLVSEVVGEFPSLQGEMGRIYALSAGKPPEVAEALAEQYLPRGAEERVALSPCGIVLSLADKADHLAAFFGIGERPTGAADPYGLRRAAYGLLKTLLRNELSLSLRELFTFTLWLLKNQGFLKRPQDEVLSEILEFLARRLEGEFLAEGFPLDEVRAVIRVGADDPLEAHRRLAALHAVRQRPEFAALAVAFKRVMNMVRGLAERYSVDEGLFEKKEERVLYQVLQEVKAELAPLLSERRYQEALLLFTRLKDPIDRFFDEVFVMVKDEARRKNRLGLLQSIAEDFLKVADLSELDLSEYTR; encoded by the coding sequence ATGGCCCGGGATCTTCTCTTTGAGATCGGCTGTGAGGAACTGCCGGCCCGTTTTCTCGAACCCGCTCTTAAAAGTCTCTCCGAGGAGGCCCGGGGTCTTTTCTCCGAGGCCGCCCTGGAATTTGCGGAGATCCGCACCCTGGGGACTCCACGCCGTCTTACCCTCTACGTAAAGGATCTTTCGGAAAAACAGCCTGACCGCCGGGAAGAAATCCTGGGGCCTCCCAAACGGGTGGCCTTTGACGAAAAGGGCCAGCCCACCGCGGCGGCCCTGGGTTTTGCCCGCAAGCAGGGGGTGGGTCTTTCGGAAGTCCGGGTCAAGAAAACTCCCAAAGGGGAATATCTGGCGGTGGAAAAGCTCCTTGCCGGCCGCAGGACCACGGAAATCCTCCCGGAGATCCTGCGCACCCTGCTGGCCAGGATCCATTTTCCCAAGCGCATGCGCTGGGGAAACCACGACTTCACCTTTGCCCGGCCCATCCGCTGGCTGCTCGCCCTTTTCGGGGATGAAGTAGTACCTCTTGAGGTGGCCGGGGTAAAAAGCAGCCGGGTCACCTACGGACACCGCTTTCTGGCCCCGAAGGCCCTGGAGGTCCGCGACTTCAACCATTATCTTTCGGCCCTGAGGGAGGCCTTCGTTCTGGTGGACCCGGGAGAGCGCCTCGAGGCCACCCGCCGGGAGGTCCTCCGGGCCGCCGAGGAGGCCGGAGGGCGTCCAGAGGAGGATCCGGAACTCCTTTCCGAAAACGCCCATCTGGTGGAATTCCCCTTTGCCCTTTCCGGGACCTTTCCCGAGGAATATTTGGAGCTTCCCGAGCCCCTTCTCATCACCGCCATGCGGGAGCATCAGCGTTATTTTGCGGTGCGCGACGGTAAGGGCCGACTCCTTCCGGCCTTTGTGGCGGTAAATAACAACCGGCCCCGAAATCCGGAGATCCTGCGGGCCGGACACGAGAGGGTCCTCCGGGCCCGGCTGGAGGACGCCCGCTTTTATTACCAACGGGATCTGGAGATTCCTCTTTCCGAAAGGGTGCGGGAACTCTCCGGGGTGGTCTATCATGCAGCCCTGGGCACCCTTTTGGAAAAGACCGAGCGCTTAAAGGCCCTTTGCGGGTATCTTGCCGAAAGGCTCTTTCCGGAGGTGAAGGCCTTTGCCGTGCAGGCGGCAGAACTGGCTAAAGCCGACCTGGTGAGCGAGGTGGTAGGGGAGTTTCCTTCTCTTCAGGGGGAGATGGGCCGTATCTACGCCCTTTCCGCCGGGAAGCCCCCGGAGGTGGCCGAGGCCCTGGCCGAACAGTACCTTCCCCGAGGGGCTGAAGAAAGGGTGGCCCTAAGTCCTTGCGGAATCGTACTTTCCCTTGCGGACAAGGCGGATCACCTGGCGGCCTTTTTCGGGATCGGGGAACGACCCACCGGGGCGGCTGATCCTTACGGCCTGCGTCGGGCCGCTTACGGGTTGCTCAAGACCCTTTTGCGGAACGAACTTTCCCTCTCCCTGCGGGAACTTTTCACCTTCACCCTCTGGCTCCTCAAAAATCAGGGCTTCCTGAAGCGTCCCCAGGATGAGGTCCTTTCCGAGATCCTGGAGTTTCTGGCCCGGCGCCTGGAGGGGGAATTTCTGGCCGAGGGGTTTCCGTTAGACGAAGTCCGGGCGGTGATCCGGGTAGGGGCCGACGATCCCCTGGAGGCCCATCGGCGCCTGGCGGCCCTGCACGCCGTGCGCCAGAGGCCTGAATTCGCCGCCCTGGCGGTGGCCTTCAAACGGGTCATGAACATGGTCCGGGGACTGGCGGAAAGATACTCTGTGGATGAAGGCCTTTTCGAAAAAAAGGAAGAACGGGTCCTCTACCAGGTCCTCCAAGAGGTAAAGGCCGAACTTGCGCCCCTCCTTTCCGAAAGGCGCTATCAGGAGGCCCTCCTCCTTTTCACCCGACTCAAGGACCCCATCGACCGCTTCTTCGACGAGGTCTTCGTCATGGTAAAAGACGAGGCCCGGCGAAAAAATCGCCTAGGGCTTCTGCAGAGCATTGCGGAAGACTTCCTGAAGGTGGCCGACCTTTCAGAGCTCGATCTTTCGGAATATACCCGCTAG
- the glyQ gene encoding glycine--tRNA ligase subunit alpha — translation MYFQDLIARLNEFWARQGCAILQPYDMEVGAGTFHWATFLRALGPEPWAAAYPEPCRRPTDGRYGENPNRLQHYFQYQVVIKPSPENIQEIYLESLSSLGIDPADHDIRFVEDDWESPTLGAWGLGWEVWLDGMEITQFTYFQQVGGIECRPVTVEITYGLERLAMFLQGVENVFALRWNEKLTYGDLFHRAEVEYSIYNFDEADTEMLRELFDRYEKEGLRLLDLGLVLPGYDCTIKCSHLFNLLEARGAISVAERTAYIARVRTLAKKSAEVWLASQKGTEEA, via the coding sequence GTGTATTTTCAGGACCTTATCGCCCGACTCAACGAGTTCTGGGCCAGGCAGGGTTGCGCCATCCTCCAGCCCTATGACATGGAGGTGGGGGCCGGGACCTTTCATTGGGCGACTTTTTTGCGGGCCCTGGGGCCGGAGCCCTGGGCCGCGGCCTATCCCGAACCCTGTCGCCGGCCCACCGACGGCCGTTACGGGGAAAACCCCAACCGCCTCCAGCACTACTTTCAGTACCAGGTGGTCATTAAACCCTCTCCGGAAAACATCCAGGAAATCTATCTCGAAAGCCTTTCCTCTCTAGGAATAGATCCGGCGGACCACGACATCCGTTTCGTGGAGGACGACTGGGAAAGCCCCACCCTGGGGGCCTGGGGGCTGGGCTGGGAGGTCTGGCTCGACGGCATGGAGATTACTCAATTTACCTATTTCCAGCAGGTGGGAGGAATAGAGTGCCGTCCGGTCACCGTGGAGATTACCTACGGTCTGGAGCGCCTGGCCATGTTCCTCCAAGGGGTAGAAAATGTCTTTGCCCTGCGCTGGAACGAAAAACTTACCTACGGGGACCTCTTCCACCGGGCCGAGGTGGAGTATTCCATTTATAACTTCGACGAAGCCGACACGGAGATGCTCCGGGAACTTTTCGACCGTTACGAAAAAGAAGGGTTGAGGCTTCTCGATTTAGGGCTGGTCCTTCCGGGCTACGATTGCACCATCAAGTGTTCCCATCTCTTTAATCTCCTTGAGGCCCGCGGGGCTATTTCCGTGGCCGAGCGCACGGCCTACATCGCCCGGGTACGGACCCTGGCCAAAAAGAGCGCCGAGGTCTGGCTGGCCTCACAGAAGGGGACGGAGGAGGCGTAG
- a CDS encoding RNA methyltransferase, whose amino-acid sequence MQVRVKTKKLRTRLENLAVVLVDTLYPENIGSAARACANFGVSQLILVRPRDLTPEKMRAMATRSGLPILEKMRIYEDLVSALSDFNYVVGTTARLGKQRKVYETVREIVPRIVDLSQENRVAFLFGNEKWGLTNEDLYHCHTVVTIPTTEAASLNVAQAVVIVLYEMFCASAEVELPKPRLATVKELEIMYEIIRETLKRIDYIPHENETLWMTTIRRFLSRLDLTAQEVRVIQGFCKQLLWALEHRPSKTSGPSAKQG is encoded by the coding sequence ATGCAGGTAAGAGTAAAGACCAAGAAGCTACGCACCCGGCTGGAGAATCTGGCCGTGGTCCTGGTGGACACCCTTTATCCGGAGAATATCGGTTCCGCGGCCCGGGCCTGTGCCAACTTCGGGGTCTCGCAACTCATCCTGGTTCGCCCCCGGGATCTCACCCCGGAGAAGATGCGGGCCATGGCCACCCGCAGCGGGCTCCCTATCTTGGAGAAGATGCGCATTTATGAGGACCTGGTCTCTGCCCTTTCCGACTTCAATTACGTGGTGGGGACCACGGCTCGACTGGGCAAACAGCGCAAGGTCTATGAGACGGTGCGCGAGATCGTGCCGCGGATCGTGGATCTTTCCCAGGAAAACCGGGTGGCCTTTCTTTTCGGAAACGAAAAGTGGGGGCTCACCAACGAAGACCTTTATCATTGCCACACGGTGGTCACCATCCCCACCACCGAGGCCGCAAGCCTCAACGTGGCCCAGGCGGTGGTCATCGTGCTTTACGAGATGTTCTGTGCCTCGGCGGAGGTGGAACTCCCCAAGCCCCGCCTGGCCACGGTAAAGGAACTGGAGATCATGTACGAGATCATCCGGGAGACCCTCAAGCGCATTGATTACATTCCTCACGAAAACGAGACCCTCTGGATGACCACCATCCGGCGTTTTCTCTCGCGACTGGATCTTACGGCCCAGGAGGTGCGGGTCATCCAGGGCTTTTGCAAACAGCTCCTCTGGGCTCTGGAGCACCGTCCGTCAAAGACCTCAGGACCTTCGGCGAAGCAGGGTTAG
- a CDS encoding class I SAM-dependent RNA methyltransferase: MSLVVEIEKLVFGGDGLARLPDGRVAFVPEVAPGERVRLKILREDKDYALAEAEEILSPSPDRRKPPCPYFGLCGGCQLQHLAYEAQVRAKTEMLRETLRRLGGLPEDLVEGVVPSPREFHYRHRLRFHVEPGTGALGFVKRRSHDLVLIRRCLLGEENLNLALEKIPESDAWRRLQAFAKRVKIEASPAEGLVTLLFWITVEPSSEDVEALAREIPGMKSVFYWVRGPKPRGPFPPEAPHGGRRLFPVPREFFPGVEKPLYLVRPGVFTQANWEINLRLMKILREVAGSPGRVLDLHAGMGNFLFPLASLSEEARGVDTDPGAIADGRYTAEYLGLAERVTLERISATEALIETWKAAETWPLVLLDPPRGGCRELLRYLPEVATERIVYISCDPPTLARDLKLLLAAGYEVERILGLDMFPQTYHLEVLTLLRRRS; encoded by the coding sequence ATGAGCCTCGTCGTAGAGATCGAAAAGCTGGTTTTCGGAGGGGACGGCCTGGCCCGTCTTCCGGACGGACGGGTGGCCTTCGTGCCGGAGGTGGCCCCGGGAGAGAGGGTACGCCTTAAGATCCTGCGGGAAGATAAGGACTATGCCCTGGCCGAAGCCGAGGAAATCCTTTCCCCTTCGCCGGACCGACGCAAGCCCCCCTGCCCCTACTTCGGTCTCTGCGGGGGCTGCCAGCTCCAGCATCTCGCCTACGAGGCCCAGGTAAGGGCCAAGACGGAAATGCTCCGGGAGACCCTGCGGCGGCTGGGGGGTCTGCCCGAGGACCTGGTGGAGGGGGTCGTTCCTTCTCCCCGGGAATTCCACTATCGCCACCGCCTGCGCTTTCATGTAGAACCGGGGACCGGGGCCCTGGGTTTCGTCAAACGCCGCAGCCATGACCTGGTCCTCATCCGGCGCTGTCTCCTGGGAGAAGAGAATCTGAATCTGGCCCTGGAGAAAATTCCCGAAAGTGATGCCTGGCGAAGGCTCCAGGCCTTTGCCAAGCGGGTAAAAATCGAGGCCTCCCCGGCGGAGGGCCTGGTGACCCTCCTTTTTTGGATCACCGTGGAGCCATCCTCCGAGGACGTAGAGGCCCTGGCCCGGGAGATTCCGGGGATGAAAAGTGTCTTTTACTGGGTGCGCGGGCCCAAACCCCGGGGGCCCTTTCCCCCGGAGGCCCCTCACGGGGGCCGGCGTCTCTTTCCGGTACCCCGGGAGTTTTTCCCCGGGGTGGAAAAGCCCCTCTACCTGGTCCGGCCCGGGGTCTTCACCCAGGCCAACTGGGAGATCAACCTGCGCCTCATGAAAATCTTGAGAGAGGTGGCGGGCTCTCCAGGCCGGGTCCTGGATCTCCATGCCGGAATGGGCAACTTTCTCTTTCCCCTGGCCTCCCTTTCGGAGGAGGCCCGGGGGGTGGACACCGACCCCGGGGCCATCGCCGACGGCCGCTACACCGCTGAATATCTGGGGCTTGCCGAACGGGTAACCCTGGAACGGATTTCGGCCACCGAGGCCCTTATCGAGACCTGGAAGGCCGCCGAGACCTGGCCCCTGGTGCTGCTGGACCCGCCGCGGGGGGGTTGCCGGGAGCTTCTGCGCTATCTTCCGGAAGTGGCTACCGAACGCATTGTCTATATCTCCTGCGATCCCCCGACGCTGGCCCGGGATCTCAAACTTCTCCTGGCCGCCGGCTACGAGGTGGAAAGGATCCTGGGTTTGGACATGTTCCCCCAGACCTACCACCTGGAGGTCCTAACCCTGCTTCGCCGAAGGTCCTGA